One window of the Candidatus Chryseobacterium colombiense genome contains the following:
- a CDS encoding carboxypeptidase-like regulatory domain-containing protein, which produces MKTKLSFLAIFLSLTLSFAQTRISGKVSFKNKGVNEVNVTLKDTYDGATTDSEGNFSFETSEKGDHVLSFTHPKYIEVNKNINIGDQNVVVNAELKEQINEIDAVVVSAGSIEASDKKRATALLTPIDIYTTAGANGQISSALNYLPGVQKVGESEGLFIRGGTGTESKIFMDGSLINNYFSNSIPGIAGRDQFNTSLFKGNIFSSGGYSALYGQALSGALMLESVDLPDQSSYDFGISPIFLNAGFQKLDDKKTYSYGASAGYSLLSLMQKVFDFNTDFIDAPQGFNGDANFRIKTKSGGLFKYYGMYNTNKMGVKTESLEPEYNFALVRLKGKSTYHNLSFKQKFGKYLLNVGTSYSYNRSDLNFSTETNNLESEKTELLNDGNYINLKAVLERKINKISALRGGFELNNSGEQLNFHDIQKNYRDLISAAFAETDLGFSNQLSAKIGVRGEYSSFLCKANIAPRFAIAYRLAKDWTTSLAYGLFYQNPESKYINSPSNLDFQQSQHYIFQIQRASEGRSLRLEAFYKKYDELVKVKNIGEINGQYQPVQTAVNNDGYGFAKGLELFWRDKKTFKNIDYWVSYSYLDSKRDFMNYPMSLKPNFASEHTLSVVAKRFFPELKFGTNLSYSYSKGRPYYDIATKTVNGEDVNFIRNEGRLKDYSALNFSFNYLPNLGKKDAKAFTVLVLSVSNVLGSKNIYGYNFSRNGSQSSAVVPPVNTFVFIGAFISFGVDRTQDAINNNL; this is translated from the coding sequence ATGAAAACAAAATTATCATTCCTTGCCATTTTTTTATCGCTTACTTTAAGTTTTGCCCAAACCAGAATTTCAGGAAAAGTAAGCTTTAAGAACAAAGGAGTGAATGAGGTGAATGTCACTTTAAAAGATACTTATGATGGAGCAACTACAGACTCGGAAGGTAATTTCTCGTTTGAAACCTCAGAAAAAGGAGATCATGTGCTGAGTTTTACCCATCCGAAATATATCGAAGTCAATAAGAACATTAACATCGGAGATCAGAATGTAGTGGTGAATGCGGAATTAAAAGAGCAGATCAACGAAATAGATGCCGTTGTGGTTTCTGCAGGATCTATTGAAGCAAGCGATAAAAAAAGAGCAACAGCACTTTTAACTCCTATTGATATTTATACTACTGCTGGAGCAAACGGACAGATTTCTTCAGCGTTAAACTATCTTCCGGGAGTTCAGAAAGTAGGAGAATCGGAAGGATTGTTTATTCGTGGGGGAACAGGAACCGAATCAAAAATTTTTATGGACGGAAGTTTAATCAATAATTATTTTTCCAATTCAATTCCGGGGATTGCAGGAAGGGACCAGTTTAATACCTCACTTTTTAAAGGAAATATATTTTCAAGCGGAGGTTATTCTGCATTATACGGACAGGCTCTTTCCGGGGCATTGATGCTGGAAAGTGTAGATCTTCCTGATCAGAGTTCATACGATTTCGGAATTTCACCGATCTTTTTAAATGCAGGCTTTCAGAAATTAGACGATAAAAAGACCTATTCTTACGGAGCAAGCGCAGGATATTCCTTATTAAGTCTGATGCAGAAGGTGTTTGATTTTAATACCGATTTTATAGATGCTCCACAAGGCTTTAACGGAGATGCCAATTTCAGAATTAAAACAAAATCCGGTGGGCTTTTCAAATATTACGGGATGTATAATACCAATAAAATGGGAGTGAAAACGGAAAGTCTTGAACCTGAATATAATTTTGCTCTGGTTCGTTTGAAAGGAAAAAGTACCTATCATAATTTGTCATTTAAACAAAAATTCGGAAAATACCTTCTGAATGTGGGAACTTCCTATTCTTACAACAGATCAGACCTTAATTTCTCCACCGAAACAAATAATCTTGAATCTGAAAAAACAGAACTTCTGAATGATGGAAATTATATTAACCTTAAAGCCGTTTTAGAAAGAAAAATTAATAAAATAAGCGCATTGAGGGGAGGTTTTGAGCTGAATAATTCCGGCGAACAGCTTAATTTTCATGACATTCAAAAAAATTACAGAGATCTGATCTCGGCTGCTTTTGCAGAAACAGATTTAGGCTTCAGTAATCAGCTTTCCGCAAAAATCGGGGTAAGAGGAGAGTATTCTTCCTTCCTGTGTAAAGCCAATATCGCTCCACGTTTTGCAATCGCTTATCGTTTAGCGAAGGATTGGACTACTTCTCTGGCTTATGGATTATTTTATCAGAACCCGGAAAGTAAATACATCAATTCACCTTCAAATCTTGATTTTCAGCAGTCGCAGCATTATATTTTCCAGATTCAGAGAGCTTCTGAAGGAAGAAGTTTAAGATTGGAAGCATTTTACAAAAAATATGATGAATTGGTTAAAGTAAAGAATATAGGAGAAATAAACGGACAATATCAACCTGTACAAACTGCTGTAAACAATGATGGCTATGGTTTTGCCAAAGGATTGGAGCTTTTCTGGAGAGATAAGAAAACATTCAAAAATATAGACTACTGGGTAAGTTATTCCTACTTAGATTCAAAAAGAGATTTTATGAACTATCCGATGAGTCTGAAACCTAATTTTGCATCGGAACACACCCTTTCTGTGGTGGCAAAAAGATTTTTCCCTGAGCTGAAATTCGGAACCAATCTTTCTTACAGCTACTCCAAAGGAAGACCTTATTATGATATTGCTACAAAAACGGTAAATGGGGAGGACGTGAATTTTATAAGAAATGAAGGAAGATTAAAAGATTATAGTGCCCTGAATTTTAGCTTTAACTATCTTCCGAACCTTGGAAAAAAAGATGCAAAAGCATTCACCGTTCTTGTATTAAGTGTTTCAAATGTCTTAGGATCAAAAAATATCTATGGGTATAATTTTTCCCGGAACGGAAGCCAAAGCTCTGCTGTAGTTCCTCCTGTGAATACTTTTGTTTTTATAGGTGCATTTATTAGCTTTGGAGTAGACAGAACACAGGATGCGATTAACAATAATCTTTAA
- a CDS encoding isoprenylcysteine carboxylmethyltransferase family protein → MKELTVIFYISMAIWFLSEFYYKKVLTSGQNAQKKDKSTLNILWIVIIPSIFLAVLISNVSRCPISKEEWIFFLGESLIIIGILFRWIIIKSLGKYFTVDVSIREDHKIKKEGFYKYMRHPSYTFALLTFVGLGLFLNNWISFAVAFIPPFLAFNYRIKVEELALIEQFGDEYIQYRKETKKLIPFIY, encoded by the coding sequence ATGAAAGAGCTTACCGTTATATTTTATATTTCGATGGCGATTTGGTTTCTGAGTGAGTTTTACTATAAAAAAGTACTTACATCGGGTCAAAATGCTCAGAAAAAAGATAAATCGACGTTAAATATTCTGTGGATTGTTATTATTCCTTCGATTTTTCTGGCTGTTCTCATATCGAATGTCTCCAGATGTCCTATCAGTAAGGAAGAATGGATATTTTTTTTGGGTGAAAGCCTGATTATAATAGGAATTCTCTTCCGATGGATCATCATCAAATCTCTAGGCAAATATTTTACGGTAGATGTGAGTATCAGAGAAGATCATAAAATTAAGAAAGAAGGTTTTTACAAGTATATGAGACACCCATCATATACTTTTGCACTGCTTACTTTTGTTGGGCTAGGTTTATTTCTGAATAACTGGATTTCATTTGCGGTTGCCTTTATTCCTCCGTTCCTGGCGTTCAATTACAGGATTAAAGTGGAAGAGCTGGCTTTAATTGAGCAATTTGGAGATGAATATATTCAATACAGAAAAGAAACAAAAAAGCTGATTCCTTTTATTTATTAA
- a CDS encoding 2TM domain-containing protein has product MKRKNIITLFWVSLATSMFFFFVFTDERNIENFVLTILISFIYSFVLGFGNWGINDFLNKKFPWSEATTKRAVISIISILIANIILVYFCNYLNFVVIQKAATVEEYFSGKYNFINWFTINIALLISAFLHAKSFMEELKKTSKKEVVEQKLIARSANAQFESLKNQLDPHFLFNSLNVLSSLIDENPKQAQKFTASMSKIYRYVLEQKDKELVTVEDEIEFAKTYCELLKTRFEDSVDFEFNINSEDLKQFVVPLSLQLLLENCIKHNFATSSKPLIIKVFSENDTLCIENNLQVREQMKESAGIGLANIVQRYSLLTKRNVFIEKSDDYFKVKLPMLLTKPNVVSEKNESEDKAYEKAQKRVKEIKSFYGNLFSYIIVITFLVILNLITSPKHLWFYWPMLGWGIGIAAHGISVFSIGRTWEERKIQEILEKQDQRKNR; this is encoded by the coding sequence ATGAAACGTAAAAACATCATAACGTTATTCTGGGTATCATTGGCAACTTCAATGTTCTTTTTCTTTGTATTTACAGACGAGAGAAATATTGAAAACTTTGTTCTTACCATTCTTATTTCCTTTATCTATTCATTCGTTTTAGGTTTCGGAAACTGGGGAATTAACGATTTTCTCAATAAAAAGTTTCCGTGGTCGGAAGCGACTACAAAGAGAGCGGTGATAAGCATTATTTCAATCCTGATTGCCAATATCATCCTGGTGTATTTCTGTAATTACCTGAATTTTGTGGTGATTCAAAAAGCGGCTACAGTTGAGGAATATTTTTCTGGAAAATACAATTTCATCAACTGGTTTACCATCAACATAGCTCTTTTGATTTCAGCTTTTCTCCATGCTAAAAGTTTTATGGAGGAACTGAAAAAGACCTCCAAAAAAGAAGTCGTAGAACAGAAGCTGATTGCAAGATCTGCTAATGCTCAGTTTGAAAGCCTTAAAAACCAACTAGACCCGCATTTCTTATTTAATTCCCTGAATGTTTTGAGCTCTTTGATTGATGAAAATCCTAAGCAGGCGCAGAAATTTACGGCTTCTATGTCAAAAATCTACAGATATGTTCTGGAGCAGAAAGATAAAGAATTGGTAACGGTAGAGGACGAAATTGAATTTGCGAAGACTTATTGTGAACTTTTGAAAACTAGATTTGAAGACAGCGTCGACTTTGAGTTTAATATTAATAGTGAAGACTTAAAACAATTTGTAGTCCCGCTTTCCTTACAGCTGCTTTTGGAAAACTGCATCAAGCATAATTTTGCCACTTCCTCAAAGCCGTTAATCATAAAAGTATTTTCTGAAAATGATACGCTGTGTATTGAAAATAACCTTCAGGTAAGAGAACAAATGAAAGAAAGCGCAGGGATTGGACTGGCCAATATTGTTCAGCGGTATTCTTTGTTAACAAAACGAAATGTTTTTATTGAAAAATCAGATGATTATTTTAAGGTAAAACTTCCGATGCTTTTAACTAAGCCTAATGTAGTCAGTGAAAAAAATGAATCTGAAGATAAAGCTTACGAAAAAGCACAAAAAAGAGTGAAAGAGATTAAAAGCTTCTACGGAAACCTTTTCTCATATATTATTGTCATCACTTTCCTGGTCATTCTCAACCTGATTACTTCTCCTAAACACTTATGGTTTTACTGGCCGATGTTAGGGTGGGGAATTGGTATTGCCGCTCATGGAATAAGTGTTTTCTCGATCGGAAGGACCTGGGAAGAGAGAAAAATACAGGAAATATTAGAAAAACAGGATCAACGCAAAAACAGATAA
- a CDS encoding helix-turn-helix domain-containing protein produces MEEYKKRIVKTIQFIDNNLDMELSLEKVSEIAAYSPFHFHRIFRLITGETVQNYITRKRIEKSAFYLALRKNLNIKDIYHQFGFSNHSAFNRTFKKYYGTSPSDFRKSAPENFHKVQCKQSKNGQIDTAFDQYICNIENLLNWRNMNLKIKVTELQEMNLAAVMSLGIANVESSYNILIDWAKAKKIFPKENVKMLSVYHDSFKVTPPDKVRIHACMLLEEALKKQEGEVFQETIEAGKFIIGSGEVTLNDFEQCWVSLFLWMKENNFTVRKTFPFEIYHSNFKEHPEGKMLVDFCIPIR; encoded by the coding sequence GTGGAAGAATATAAAAAAAGAATCGTAAAAACCATTCAGTTCATTGATAATAATCTTGATATGGAGCTTTCGTTAGAAAAAGTTTCAGAGATTGCAGCTTATTCGCCGTTTCATTTTCACAGGATTTTCCGGCTGATTACTGGCGAAACGGTTCAGAATTATATTACCCGAAAAAGAATTGAAAAAAGCGCTTTTTATTTAGCTTTAAGAAAGAATCTGAATATAAAAGACATTTATCATCAGTTCGGTTTTTCCAATCATTCAGCTTTTAATAGAACCTTCAAAAAATATTACGGAACATCACCCTCAGATTTTCGTAAATCGGCACCGGAAAATTTCCATAAGGTCCAGTGCAAACAAAGCAAGAACGGACAAATTGATACGGCTTTCGACCAATACATTTGCAATATTGAAAACCTATTAAACTGGAGAAATATGAATTTAAAAATTAAAGTAACCGAACTTCAGGAAATGAATTTGGCAGCTGTAATGAGCCTGGGAATTGCCAATGTTGAGTCTTCTTACAATATTCTGATTGACTGGGCAAAAGCAAAAAAAATATTTCCAAAAGAGAATGTAAAAATGCTTTCCGTTTATCATGATAGTTTTAAAGTGACACCGCCGGATAAAGTAAGAATTCATGCCTGTATGCTGTTGGAAGAAGCTTTAAAGAAGCAAGAAGGTGAAGTTTTTCAGGAAACTATCGAAGCTGGAAAATTCATCATCGGAAGTGGTGAAGTGACCTTGAATGACTTCGAACAATGCTGGGTTTCTCTCTTTTTATGGATGAAAGAAAACAATTTTACCGTTCGAAAAACCTTTCCTTTTGAAATTTATCACAGCAATTTCAAAGAACATCCCGAAGGAAAAATGCTTGTAGATTTCTGCATTCCTATTCGTTAA
- a CDS encoding 2TM domain-containing protein produces MTHINENDSRYKEAEKRVKKIKGFYVHLMIYCFTNLLVIALQLFDADDKEKLSWNLLQLPLFWGIGLAAHGLSVFLPPFMLGKGWEERKIKELMDKEK; encoded by the coding sequence ATGACTCATATAAATGAAAACGATAGCCGCTATAAAGAAGCGGAGAAACGGGTAAAAAAGATCAAAGGATTTTATGTCCATTTGATGATATATTGTTTTACGAATTTGCTTGTTATTGCCCTTCAGTTGTTTGATGCTGATGATAAGGAAAAATTGAGCTGGAATCTGCTTCAGTTACCTTTGTTTTGGGGAATTGGTCTTGCCGCTCACGGATTAAGCGTTTTTTTGCCTCCTTTTATGCTTGGTAAAGGTTGGGAAGAAAGAAAAATAAAGGAACTTATGGATAAAGAAAAATAA
- a CDS encoding superoxide dismutase family protein codes for MKLQTMSLLIGSAFLAASCCTTKTYTINPKSGTKTEGTAKFTQKKNEVVMKLDVKNLTPGIHAVHIHEKGDCSAADGTSTGGHWNPSKNDHGKWGAEHFHMGDIGNLTANQDGVATLTFKTDKWCLGCTDESKNIIGKGLIIHASADDFHTQPTGNAGGRVGCVEIK; via the coding sequence ATGAAACTACAAACAATGTCATTATTGATAGGGAGTGCATTTCTGGCAGCTTCTTGCTGTACAACAAAAACGTATACCATAAACCCTAAAAGTGGAACAAAAACGGAAGGAACTGCAAAGTTTACCCAGAAAAAAAATGAAGTGGTTATGAAACTGGACGTAAAAAACCTTACTCCGGGAATACACGCTGTACACATTCATGAAAAAGGAGACTGCTCTGCAGCTGACGGAACTTCTACAGGAGGACATTGGAACCCTTCAAAGAACGATCACGGTAAATGGGGAGCTGAACATTTCCATATGGGAGATATCGGAAATTTAACGGCTAATCAGGACGGAGTAGCTACACTTACTTTCAAAACTGATAAATGGTGCTTAGGATGTACTGATGAATCTAAAAACATCATCGGTAAAGGTCTTATTATCCATGCTTCAGCCGACGATTTTCATACTCAGCCAACAGGAAATGCCGGCGGAAGAGTGGGATGTGTAGAGATTAAATAA
- a CDS encoding carboxy terminal-processing peptidase produces MWKNFKLNKFLLLIPLTSLMFCFNSPKNDDEKMQTIMVSVKNTLSYLHYSPKPINDAYSKDVYKHYFEMIDPAKRYFLQSDMDEFSKHETKLDDYLNQGDLTFYKLTVDRLYQRVDEIDKITQEIFSKPINLEEDETLTLEPKLKKVPSNKQEQYNEWKKFIKYNILQEVESMNSKEEAQKEKKDSVQKYNLKDTIKYKPLSPEMKIKQATDEVKDLVKETFTRFKKRKKMDWFSVYMNAYTEVFDPHTNYYSPKDKEDFDTNFTGKVIGIGAIIQEKKGNLYLGALTIGAPAWKSKQLSEGDKILKVKSKPKEDAVNVVGMLSDEAVRLIRGEKGTPVTLTVQKKDGTIKDVTMIREEVAIEDTFARSIVVNAPNGKKYGFINLPSFNADFENDKGRNASDDIKNEIIKLKQQNIEGIVLDLRNNGGGSLTEVGDIMGLFMNAGPYVQVKDGNGKIQTLKNKNETPIWTGSLVIMQNELSASASEILAGVMQDNGRALVIGSPQSFGKGTVQTFVDLNRFLNTEDDFGSLKLTIQKFYRITGESTQRKGVVSDIQMKDFFTYADIGERYDDYALAWDKIPPTKFEKLNYFNIQALEKASSARMAKNSNYQLLVESAQWREKLDKEETITLNINKFNEVMKQRKAQIEKFKVLTKFDNGLKFTMFPAEIEREKKDEAFKKKSELWVKNLRKDTYLQEAMNILADMTAKQ; encoded by the coding sequence ATGTGGAAAAATTTTAAGCTGAATAAATTTTTACTACTGATTCCATTAACAAGTCTAATGTTTTGCTTCAATTCGCCTAAAAATGATGATGAAAAAATGCAGACGATAATGGTGAGTGTAAAAAACACCCTATCTTATTTACATTACAGCCCGAAACCTATTAATGATGCCTATTCCAAAGATGTTTACAAGCATTATTTTGAAATGATCGATCCTGCGAAAAGATATTTTTTGCAGTCGGATATGGATGAATTTAGTAAGCATGAAACAAAGCTGGATGATTATCTTAATCAGGGAGATTTAACGTTTTATAAACTGACGGTTGACAGACTGTACCAAAGAGTAGATGAGATCGACAAAATTACTCAGGAAATTTTCAGCAAGCCAATCAATCTGGAAGAAGATGAAACGCTTACTCTTGAGCCCAAATTGAAAAAAGTACCTTCCAATAAGCAGGAGCAGTATAATGAATGGAAAAAATTCATCAAATACAATATCCTTCAGGAAGTTGAATCAATGAACAGTAAAGAAGAAGCTCAGAAAGAGAAAAAAGATTCTGTTCAGAAATACAACTTAAAAGATACCATCAAATACAAGCCTCTTTCTCCGGAAATGAAAATAAAGCAGGCTACAGATGAGGTAAAAGATCTTGTGAAAGAAACCTTTACGAGATTCAAAAAGAGAAAGAAAATGGACTGGTTCTCTGTATACATGAATGCTTATACAGAGGTTTTTGATCCGCACACCAACTATTATTCTCCAAAAGATAAAGAAGATTTTGACACCAACTTTACAGGAAAAGTAATCGGAATCGGAGCTATTATTCAGGAGAAAAAAGGAAATCTTTACCTGGGTGCTCTTACCATTGGAGCTCCGGCATGGAAATCAAAACAGCTGTCTGAAGGGGATAAAATTTTAAAAGTGAAATCGAAACCGAAAGAAGATGCTGTAAATGTAGTAGGAATGCTTTCTGATGAGGCTGTAAGACTGATCAGAGGTGAAAAAGGAACTCCGGTTACTTTAACGGTTCAGAAAAAAGACGGAACAATAAAAGATGTAACCATGATCCGTGAAGAAGTGGCAATAGAAGATACTTTTGCAAGAAGTATCGTAGTGAATGCTCCGAACGGTAAAAAGTACGGTTTCATCAACTTACCGAGCTTCAATGCTGACTTTGAAAATGATAAAGGAAGAAATGCTTCTGACGATATCAAAAACGAAATCATCAAACTTAAGCAGCAAAATATCGAAGGAATTGTTTTAGACTTAAGAAATAACGGAGGAGGTTCGTTAACGGAAGTAGGAGACATTATGGGACTATTCATGAATGCAGGTCCTTATGTTCAGGTAAAAGACGGAAACGGGAAAATCCAGACCCTGAAAAATAAAAATGAAACACCAATCTGGACAGGTTCATTGGTGATCATGCAGAACGAACTTTCTGCTTCGGCTTCAGAAATTCTTGCCGGTGTGATGCAGGATAACGGAAGAGCTTTGGTGATTGGATCTCCGCAGTCTTTCGGAAAAGGAACCGTTCAGACTTTTGTAGACCTGAACAGATTCTTAAATACAGAAGACGATTTCGGATCTTTAAAACTTACGATTCAGAAGTTCTATAGAATTACCGGAGAATCTACTCAAAGAAAAGGTGTGGTTTCTGATATTCAGATGAAAGACTTCTTTACCTATGCAGATATAGGAGAAAGATATGATGACTATGCTTTAGCTTGGGATAAAATTCCTCCTACAAAGTTTGAAAAGCTTAACTATTTTAATATTCAGGCTTTAGAAAAAGCTAGCTCGGCAAGAATGGCGAAAAATTCAAACTATCAGTTGCTGGTTGAATCTGCACAATGGAGAGAAAAATTGGATAAAGAAGAAACCATTACATTGAATATCAATAAGTTTAATGAAGTGATGAAGCAGAGAAAAGCTCAGATCGAGAAGTTCAAAGTGCTTACGAAATTCGATAACGGACTTAAATTTACGATGTTCCCTGCAGAAATCGAGAGAGAGAAAAAAGATGAGGCGTTCAAGAAGAAATCCGAACTATGGGTGAAGAACCTAAGAAAAGATACTTACCTTCAGGAAGCAATGAATATTCTTGCAGATATGACTGCAAAACAATAA
- a CDS encoding 2TM domain-containing protein, translating to MNYNQAQQRVQDLKRFYRSILWFGIVAFIIYFDDIFEKGIFNISQWNGSIILAIWGIILTVKAVKLFLLNSDWERNMLEKEMRKSKEPVNFKNQ from the coding sequence ATGAACTACAATCAGGCACAACAGAGAGTACAGGACTTAAAAAGATTCTACAGAAGCATTTTATGGTTTGGAATCGTGGCTTTTATCATTTATTTTGATGATATTTTCGAAAAAGGAATCTTCAATATTTCACAATGGAACGGGTCGATTATTTTAGCAATTTGGGGAATTATCTTAACCGTAAAAGCCGTAAAGCTATTTCTTTTAAATTCCGATTGGGAAAGAAATATGCTGGAAAAAGAAATGAGAAAATCAAAAGAACCGGTAAATTTTAAAAACCAGTAA
- a CDS encoding LytTR family DNA-binding domain-containing protein: MIRTVIIEDEKPASRKLERMLNEFPEIELVGKIESVEEGVQWFSENEHPQLIFSDIVLGDGLSFDIFEKVPTKGFIIYTTAFDQYTLKAFKLNSIDYLLKPILDEDLAGAIEKYKSFIPSDNSVNSQEIKQLIKKEKTTLSRVLVKIGYNLKIVQTHEISCFFSENKIVYLQTQERSFPSDFTLDELEDVLDEKKFFRTNRQFIINSDYIKNIHTSPNYKVELEFQPQEEITVSRDRVKDFKDWLVS; the protein is encoded by the coding sequence ATGATCAGAACAGTCATTATCGAAGACGAAAAACCGGCTTCAAGGAAATTAGAAAGAATGCTTAATGAATTTCCTGAAATAGAATTGGTAGGGAAAATAGAATCTGTAGAAGAAGGCGTTCAATGGTTTTCTGAAAATGAGCATCCGCAGCTGATATTTTCCGATATTGTCTTAGGAGACGGTTTATCGTTCGATATTTTTGAGAAAGTTCCTACAAAAGGATTTATTATCTATACCACAGCTTTTGATCAGTACACTTTAAAGGCTTTCAAATTAAACAGCATAGATTACCTTCTGAAACCTATTCTGGATGAAGATCTGGCAGGAGCAATCGAGAAATATAAATCATTTATTCCTTCAGATAACTCTGTCAATTCACAGGAAATTAAACAGTTAATTAAAAAAGAGAAAACAACACTTTCCAGGGTTTTAGTGAAAATAGGATACAATCTGAAAATTGTACAGACCCACGAGATAAGCTGCTTTTTCAGTGAAAATAAAATTGTTTATCTGCAGACTCAGGAAAGATCTTTTCCTTCAGATTTTACACTTGATGAACTGGAAGATGTTTTGGATGAGAAGAAGTTTTTTAGAACGAACCGGCAGTTTATCATCAATTCTGACTACATTAAAAATATCCATACTTCGCCTAATTACAAGGTCGAACTCGAATTTCAGCCACAGGAAGAAATAACGGTCAGCCGTGATCGTGTAAAGGATTTTAAAGATTGGTTGGTAAGTTAA
- a CDS encoding 2TM domain-containing protein has protein sequence MENLSYQKEVLAYEKASKRVKDLKSFYGNLSSYCLVIPFLFILNIITSPEHLWFYWPMLGWGIGLLAHAVNTFGIGKDWEERKIKQLMEEEKSRTKSL, from the coding sequence ATGGAAAATTTATCTTACCAAAAAGAAGTTTTAGCTTACGAAAAAGCATCAAAAAGAGTAAAAGACCTTAAAAGTTTCTACGGAAATCTTAGTTCTTACTGCCTTGTTATTCCTTTCTTATTTATTTTAAACATCATTACTTCTCCTGAACATTTATGGTTTTACTGGCCAATGTTAGGATGGGGAATCGGACTTTTAGCTCACGCTGTAAACACTTTCGGAATCGGAAAAGACTGGGAAGAAAGAAAGATCAAACAACTGATGGAGGAAGAAAAAAGCAGAACAAAATCACTTTAA